One Rosa chinensis cultivar Old Blush chromosome 5, RchiOBHm-V2, whole genome shotgun sequence genomic region harbors:
- the LOC112168199 gene encoding uncharacterized protein LOC112168199 isoform X2 encodes MPPTLHQSLDPISHSIPSLISLCSLPSPISPLPSARSPFSLCSNASHPISLLPPSDLSQITHHRTHPIPARSPIGLRSISLCSVSGRSPISIGRSPISIRSISSARSLLGLRSISGRSPLSSGRSPSARSPVDLPPLGLRSVSLLGLSPLLGLPLFDLPLTEPIQSQNASRPHLHLKLKPQSSNFRIKQERLLTAENQRLNEKENIML; translated from the exons ATGCCACCCACCCTCCATCAGTCTCTCGATCCCATCTCTCACTCGATCCCATCTCTCATCTCCCTCTGCTCTCTCCCATCTCCCATCTCCCCTCTCCCCTCTGCTCGATCTCCCTTCTCCCTCTGCTCGAACGCATCCCATCCGATCTCCCTTCTCCCTCCATCCGATCTCTCTCAAATAACCCATCACAGAACGCATCCAATCCCTGCTCGATCTCCCATCGGTCTCCGGTCGATCTCCCTTTGCTCGGTCTCCGGTCGATCTCCCATCTCCATCGGTCGATCTCCCATCTCCATCCGGTCGATCTCCTCTGCTCGGTCTCTGCTCGGTCTCCGGTCGATCTCTGGTCGATCTCCGCTCTCCTCTGGTCGATCTCCCTCTGCTCGGTCTCCGGTCGATCTCCCTCCGCTCGGTCTCCGGTCGGTCTCCCTGCTCGGTCTATCTCCTCTGCTCGGTCTCCCTCTGTTCGATCTCCCTCTCACAGAACCCATCCAATCACAGAACGCATCTCGGCCTCACTTGCATCTGAAATTGAAGCCTCAATCAAGCAATTTTCGAATCAAGCAA GAAAGACTCCTCACAGCTGAAAATCAGAGGCTAAATGAGAAG
- the LOC112168197 gene encoding pentatricopeptide repeat-containing protein At4g21065, which produces MVSRQIEALIQRSKSAAHLLQLHSLVLKTGLDHNPKFVSDYINAASSISIGFAKLVFGYVPMSPPPLFAWNSIIRAFAKSPAPIESINFFFELRRIGLRPDYFTYPFVVKACGRCKMVGVGGLVHCVIMKGGFDSDRYIGNALFRMYADCGAVGIARKVFDEMPVRDVVSWSSLIAGYVACDYPLEALRVFREMKLANEKPNSVTLVSLLSACTHLNNIGTGKSIHCYVIVHPIEIDVALGTALIEMYSKCGHVEKAFHIFNSMSEKNLQSWTIMICGLADHGRGNDAILLFSRMEPAGLVPDSMAFSAILSACSHLGLLNEGRQFFNQMVRTYNIEPTMEHYGCLVDLLGRAGLIEEAYEVIKNMPMEPNSVILRSFLGACRNHNVVFPLDDKFRKVLKSESHLGANYVLAANVSSFSGCWSDAADLRLSMKQQGVVKVPGCSWVEVGGSSSGDIIKETVR; this is translated from the exons ATGGTTTCCCGCCAAATTGAAGCcctcatccaacggtcaaaaTCAGCGGCtcatcttctccaactccaCTCTCTGGTCCTCAAAACGGGCCTCGATCACAACCCAAAGTTCGTCTCTGACTATATAAACGCGGCCAGCTCGATTTCAATCGGCTTTGCCAAACTAGTGTTTGGTTATGTACCAATGTCTCCTCCGCCGCTGTTTGCTTGGAATTCAATCATCAGGGCCTTTGCGAAGAGCCCAGCACCGATTGAATCGATCAACTTTTTCTTTGAGCTGCGTAGAATTGGGCTTAGACCCGACTACTTTACTTACCCTTTTGTTGTGAAAGCCTGCGGTCGATGTAAGATGGTTGGAGTTGGTGGGTTGGTGCATTGTGTGATTATGAAAGGTGGTTTTGATTCGGATCGGTATATAGGGAATGCCCTTTTCAGAATGTATGCTGATTGCGGTGCGGTTGGGATTGCGAggaaggtgtttgatgaaatgcctgTGAGAGATGTGGTTTCTTGGAGCTCTTTGATTGCCGGATATGTTGCTTG CGACTACCCATTGGAAGCCTTAAGGGTGTTTCGAGAGATGAAGCTAGCTAATGAAAAACCAAACTCAGTCACTTTGGTAAGCTTGCTTTCTGCCTGTACCCATTTAAACAATATTGGCACCGGGAAGTCGATTCATTGCTACGTTATCGTCCATCCCATAGAGATAGATGTTGCTCTGGGAACTGCTCTGATTGAGATGTATTCCAAGTGTGGGCATGTTGAGAAAGCCTTCCATATCTTCAATTCAATGAGTGAAAAGAATTTGCAGTCTTGGACTATTATGATTTGTGGTCTTGCCGATCATGGTCGTGGAAACGATGCTATCTTGTTGTTTTCTCGCATGGAACCAGCTGGATTGGTACCAGACAGCATGGCATTTTCTGCTATCTTGTCAGCCTGTAGCCACTTGGGCCTCCTTAATGAGGGTCgacaatttttcaatcagatgGTGAGAACATATAATATTGAACCAACAATGGAACATTATGGATGCTTAGTAGATTTGCTTGGAAGAGCTGGTCTGATTGAAGAAGCTTATGAAGTTATCAAAAATATGCCAATGGAGCCTAATTCAGTAATACTGCGGAGTTTCTTGGGTGCCTGTAGGAACCACAATGTAGTTTTTCCTTTAGATGATAAGTTCAGGAAAGTCCTTAAATCGGAGTCTCACCTTGGAGCAAACTATGTACTCGCAGCTAATGTATCTTCTTTCTCTGGTTGTTGGAGTGATGCTGCTGATCTGCGACTATCCATGAAACAGCAGGGTGTGGTAAAGGTTCCTGGGTGCAGTTGGGTGGAGGTGGGTGGTAGTTCATCTGGAGATATTATAAAAGAGACCGTAAGGTAG